The Georgenia sp. TF02-10 genome window below encodes:
- a CDS encoding ornithine cyclodeaminase family protein — MNDPLDLPFVPAATMRAALPLGRAVAVIEEALRGDVDPERDSPRLFSPAPGGEFLIMPGAHRRYAGVKVATVAPRNPARGLAKIQAVYLLFDADTLAPLAAMDGTELTALRTPATTLAAVKNIAAAPGSGTPKDPYVLVLGAGVQALNHVRAARAVFPRARFAVVGKRPARVDALVAALAAEGIEVARGDLARDVPAADVIVCVTSSPAPLFDGALPADHAIVAAVGQHGLDAREVDATLVHRADVVVEGRESSWREAGDLVPARSVAEWRTIAPPNLKDLIQGRFTRTPGRPTLYTGVGMAWEDIVVAAAVYEGR; from the coding sequence GTGAACGACCCGTTGGACCTGCCCTTCGTTCCCGCCGCCACGATGCGCGCGGCCCTGCCCCTCGGCCGGGCCGTCGCCGTCATCGAGGAGGCGCTGCGCGGCGACGTCGACCCGGAGCGGGACAGCCCCCGCCTGTTCAGCCCCGCCCCGGGCGGGGAGTTCCTCATCATGCCCGGGGCGCACCGGCGCTACGCCGGCGTCAAGGTGGCCACCGTCGCGCCCCGGAACCCCGCCCGCGGGCTGGCGAAGATCCAGGCGGTCTACCTCCTCTTCGACGCCGACACCCTCGCCCCGCTCGCGGCGATGGACGGCACCGAGCTCACCGCGCTCCGCACCCCGGCGACGACGCTCGCCGCGGTGAAGAACATCGCCGCCGCCCCGGGGAGCGGGACCCCGAAAGACCCCTACGTCCTCGTCCTCGGCGCGGGCGTGCAGGCGCTCAACCACGTCCGGGCGGCGCGGGCGGTCTTCCCGCGGGCCCGGTTCGCCGTCGTCGGGAAGCGTCCGGCGCGGGTCGACGCCCTCGTCGCCGCGCTGGCCGCGGAGGGGATCGAGGTGGCCCGCGGGGACCTCGCCCGGGACGTGCCGGCCGCGGACGTCATCGTCTGCGTGACCTCCTCCCCGGCCCCGCTGTTCGACGGCGCCCTGCCCGCCGACCACGCGATCGTCGCCGCCGTCGGCCAGCACGGGCTGGACGCCCGCGAGGTCGACGCCACCCTCGTCCACCGCGCCGACGTCGTCGTCGAGGGCCGGGAATCCTCCTGGCGGGAGGCCGGCGACCTCGTCCCGGCGCGCAGCGTGGCGGAGTGGCGGACCATCGCCCCGCCGAACCTCAAGGACCTCATCCAGGGCCGCTTCACCCGTACCCCCGGCCGGCCCACCCTGTACACCGGGGTCGGGATGGCGTGGGAGGACATCGTCGTGGCCGCGGCCGTCTACGAGGGCCGTTGA
- a CDS encoding asparaginase produces the protein MPDPSLAELAAVTRSGLVESRHLGTLVALDADGAVALSLGDPDATVLPRSTVKPFQALACLTAGAPLTGPELAIAAGSHTGEDAHVQVVRTVLERAGLAEDALGCPADWPADEPTRHRLVAAGEGRAAVRMNCSGKHAAMLLTCATNGWDTATYLDPHHPLQQHVRATLAEATGQDVRHDATDGCGAPLFGTTVRGLATGFRRLALAAPGTPARTVADAMRAHPFFVGGTGHPNSQVMDGIPGALAKGGAEGVIGMAGPDGQAVAMKIVDGNSRATTVLALLVLSALGVDVSGAAELLVVPVLGGGRPVGGIVPGRDLAAWLDTRQPGPAR, from the coding sequence ATGCCTGACCCCTCGCTCGCCGAGCTCGCCGCCGTGACCCGCTCGGGCCTGGTGGAGAGCCGCCACCTCGGCACGCTCGTCGCGCTCGACGCCGACGGCGCCGTCGCGCTGAGCCTGGGCGACCCCGACGCCACCGTCCTGCCCCGCTCCACCGTCAAGCCGTTCCAGGCGCTCGCCTGCCTGACGGCCGGCGCGCCGCTGACCGGGCCCGAGCTGGCCATCGCCGCCGGCAGCCACACCGGGGAGGACGCGCACGTGCAGGTGGTGCGCACCGTGCTCGAGCGGGCCGGCCTCGCCGAGGACGCGCTCGGCTGCCCCGCCGACTGGCCGGCGGACGAGCCCACCCGCCACCGGCTCGTCGCCGCCGGCGAGGGCCGCGCGGCCGTGCGGATGAACTGCTCGGGCAAGCACGCCGCGATGCTCCTCACCTGCGCCACCAACGGCTGGGACACCGCGACCTACCTCGACCCGCACCACCCGCTCCAGCAGCACGTCCGGGCCACGCTCGCGGAGGCCACCGGTCAGGACGTGCGGCACGACGCCACCGACGGGTGCGGGGCGCCGCTCTTCGGCACGACCGTGCGCGGGCTCGCCACCGGCTTCCGCCGGCTCGCGCTGGCCGCGCCCGGCACGCCCGCCCGAACGGTCGCCGACGCCATGCGGGCCCACCCGTTCTTCGTCGGCGGCACCGGGCACCCGAACAGCCAGGTCATGGACGGGATCCCCGGTGCGCTGGCCAAGGGCGGCGCCGAAGGGGTCATCGGGATGGCCGGGCCGGACGGCCAGGCCGTGGCCATGAAGATCGTGGACGGCAACTCGCGCGCGACGACGGTGCTCGCCCTCCTCGTCCTGTCCGCGCTCGGCGTGGACGTCTCCGGGGCGGCCGAGCTCCTCGTCGTGCCCGTCCTCGGCGGAGGCCGGCCGGTGGGCGGCATCGTTCCCGGCCGTGACCTCGCCGCCTGGCTCGACACCCGGCAGCCGGGACCGGCCCGTTGA
- a CDS encoding copper homeostasis protein CutC, which produces MSEGGVTPSLGFVHGAASATRHIGLQVLVRPRGGDFVYSDAELAVMRADIAAFRGLPLPDGRTMGFTLGALTPAGRIDTRALTTLLDTCGDAPVTFHKAFDAVPDPFEALETLARLGVARVLTAAGHPTALAGIDTLAALVAAAGDRISVMAGGSVRPGNVARIVTASGVRDVHLRAPRTLPSASTTGSTAYDAGTRTVTSLDVVTEVVRALAEADR; this is translated from the coding sequence GTGTCCGAGGGCGGCGTGACGCCGAGCCTGGGGTTCGTCCACGGCGCGGCCAGCGCCACCCGCCATATCGGTCTGCAGGTACTGGTGCGGCCGCGCGGCGGGGACTTCGTCTACTCCGACGCAGAGCTGGCCGTGATGCGGGCGGACATCGCCGCCTTCCGCGGCCTGCCCCTGCCCGACGGGCGCACGATGGGGTTCACCCTCGGGGCACTGACCCCCGCCGGCAGGATCGACACGCGGGCGCTGACCACGCTGCTGGACACCTGCGGCGACGCCCCGGTCACCTTCCACAAGGCCTTCGACGCGGTACCCGATCCGTTCGAGGCCCTGGAGACCCTGGCCCGCCTCGGCGTCGCGCGCGTGCTCACCGCCGCCGGCCACCCCACCGCCCTGGCGGGGATCGACACGCTCGCCGCCCTGGTCGCCGCCGCAGGGGACCGGATCTCGGTCATGGCGGGCGGATCCGTCCGCCCCGGCAACGTCGCCCGGATCGTCACGGCGAGCGGGGTGCGGGACGTGCACCTGCGCGCCCCCCGCACCCTCCCGAGCGCCAGCACCACCGGGTCGACCGCGTACGACGCCGGGACCCGGACGGTGACGTCGCTCGACGTCGTCACGGAGGTGGTCCGGGCGCTCGCGGAGGCGGACCGGTAG
- a CDS encoding proline racemase family protein, with the protein MKRALEGTAAARHPEDPRLSGIYGTILYEYLGRTTGGPHQRNVTVFADGEVDRSPCGSGTCARLPLLRDDGLLRPGETFTHDSIVGTRFTARVRAEVDVAGRAAVVPEVTGRAFPTGEHRFVLADDDEVGTGFVLR; encoded by the coding sequence GTGAAGCGGGCGCTCGAGGGCACCGCCGCCGCCCGGCACCCGGAGGATCCGCGGCTGTCCGGGATCTACGGCACGATCCTGTACGAGTACCTGGGCCGCACCACGGGCGGCCCGCACCAGCGCAACGTCACCGTCTTCGCCGACGGCGAGGTCGACCGGTCCCCGTGCGGGTCGGGCACCTGCGCCCGGCTGCCGCTGCTGCGCGACGACGGGCTGCTCCGCCCGGGCGAGACGTTCACCCACGACTCCATCGTCGGGACCCGGTTCACCGCCCGGGTGCGGGCGGAGGTCGACGTCGCCGGGCGGGCAGCCGTCGTCCCGGAGGTCACCGGGCGCGCCTTCCCGACCGGGGAGCACCGGTTCGTCCTGGCCGACGACGACGAGGTCGGTACCGGGTTCGTGCTGCGCTGA
- a CDS encoding proline racemase family protein, translating to MTLPLTVTAVDYHTAGEPFRIVTGGVPEVPGTSVADRRVTAQHDPELDRYRQLLVREPRGHADMYGGFLVPPDDDGADLGVLFWHKDGYSTACGHGTIALGVWAVEHGVVPAAADGDTDVVIDVPSGRVRATVHRRAGAVTGATFVNVPSWTVARDLEVATPLGTVRADVSYGGALYASVPAAPSACRSRRTITVSSSRPAGR from the coding sequence GTGACACTCCCGCTGACGGTCACCGCCGTCGACTATCACACCGCCGGCGAGCCGTTCCGGATCGTCACCGGCGGGGTCCCCGAGGTCCCGGGCACCTCGGTGGCCGACCGCCGCGTCACCGCCCAGCATGACCCGGAGCTGGACCGGTACCGCCAGCTCCTCGTCCGGGAGCCCCGCGGGCACGCCGACATGTACGGCGGCTTCCTCGTGCCGCCCGACGACGACGGCGCCGACCTGGGCGTGCTGTTCTGGCACAAGGACGGCTACTCCACCGCGTGCGGGCACGGCACGATCGCGCTCGGGGTGTGGGCGGTGGAGCACGGCGTCGTCCCGGCCGCCGCGGACGGCGACACCGACGTCGTCATCGACGTGCCCTCCGGGCGGGTGCGGGCCACCGTGCACCGCCGGGCCGGGGCGGTCACCGGCGCGACGTTCGTCAACGTGCCGTCGTGGACCGTCGCCCGCGACCTGGAGGTGGCGACGCCGCTGGGCACCGTCCGGGCCGACGTCAGCTACGGCGGTGCGCTGTACGCCTCGGTGCCGGCGGCCCCTTCGGCCTGCAGGTCACGCCGGACCATTACAGTGAGCTCATCGCGGCCGGCCGGGCGGTGA
- a CDS encoding aldehyde dehydrogenase (NADP(+)) — MTTTTETTETSPADVDRLVTAAAQATPAWGRLAPADRAAALGAVADALDAAAEELVPLAAGETHLPTARLTGELVRTTFQLRLFAEVLTEGSYLDARIDHADPDWGMGPRPDLRRVNQPLGPVVVFAASNFPFAFSVAGGDTASALAAGCPVILKAHPGHPRLSARTGEVVTVALQAAGAPAGTFAVIFGQDAGTAALQHPAVKAGSFTGSIRGGRALFDLAAARPEPIPFYGELSSVNPTFVTPAAAAARPEEIVTGFVGSVTMGVGQFCTKPGLLFVPRDAGLADRLAAAALPPAAPMLSDHLHAGYVEALDRLRGHDGVRVLAAGEDPTGSPTSPTVLATTAARFRGDVEELAAERFGPSALVVEYDDAAELPGLAALLEGQLTATVHGEDGDDVTALLEVLVARAGRVLWNGWPTGVSVTYAQQHGGPYPATTAPTTTSVGTAAIARFLRPVAFQDVPARFLPAALAEDNPLGIPRRVDGKLQVR; from the coding sequence ATGACGACCACGACCGAGACCACCGAGACCAGCCCGGCCGACGTCGACCGGCTGGTCACCGCCGCGGCCCAGGCCACCCCCGCCTGGGGCCGGCTGGCCCCGGCCGACCGGGCGGCGGCGCTCGGCGCCGTCGCCGACGCCCTCGACGCCGCCGCCGAGGAGCTCGTCCCGCTCGCCGCCGGGGAGACCCACCTGCCCACCGCCCGCCTCACCGGGGAGCTGGTGCGCACGACCTTTCAGCTCCGGCTCTTCGCGGAGGTCCTCACCGAGGGGTCCTACCTGGACGCCCGGATCGACCACGCCGACCCCGACTGGGGCATGGGCCCCCGCCCGGACCTGCGCCGGGTCAACCAGCCGCTCGGCCCGGTCGTCGTCTTCGCCGCCTCGAACTTCCCGTTCGCGTTCTCCGTCGCCGGCGGGGACACCGCCTCCGCGCTCGCGGCCGGCTGCCCGGTGATCCTCAAGGCCCACCCCGGGCACCCGCGGCTGTCCGCCCGCACCGGGGAGGTCGTCACCGTGGCGCTGCAGGCCGCCGGGGCGCCGGCGGGCACCTTCGCGGTGATCTTCGGCCAGGACGCCGGCACCGCCGCCCTGCAGCACCCGGCGGTCAAGGCCGGGTCGTTCACCGGGTCGATCCGCGGCGGCCGCGCCCTGTTCGACCTCGCCGCCGCCCGCCCCGAGCCGATCCCGTTCTACGGCGAGCTCAGCTCGGTCAACCCGACCTTCGTCACCCCGGCCGCCGCGGCTGCCCGCCCCGAGGAGATCGTCACCGGGTTCGTCGGCTCGGTCACCATGGGCGTCGGCCAGTTCTGCACCAAGCCCGGCCTGCTGTTCGTGCCCCGGGACGCCGGCCTCGCCGACCGGCTCGCCGCCGCGGCCCTGCCGCCGGCCGCGCCGATGCTCAGCGACCACCTGCACGCCGGCTACGTCGAGGCCCTGGACCGGCTGCGCGGCCACGACGGCGTCCGGGTGCTCGCCGCGGGCGAGGACCCGACCGGCTCCCCCACCTCTCCCACGGTCCTGGCGACGACGGCGGCCCGGTTCCGCGGCGACGTCGAGGAGCTCGCGGCGGAGCGCTTCGGGCCGTCGGCGCTCGTCGTGGAGTACGACGACGCCGCCGAGCTCCCCGGCCTGGCCGCCCTGCTCGAGGGCCAGCTCACCGCCACCGTCCACGGCGAGGACGGCGACGACGTCACCGCGCTCCTCGAGGTCCTCGTGGCCCGGGCCGGCCGGGTGCTGTGGAACGGGTGGCCGACCGGGGTGTCGGTGACCTACGCCCAGCAGCACGGCGGGCCCTACCCGGCGACCACCGCCCCGACCACGACGTCGGTGGGCACCGCCGCGATCGCCCGGTTCCTGCGCCCGGTCGCCTTCCAGGACGTGCCCGCCCGGTTCCTCCCGGCCGCGCTCGCCGAGGACAACCCGCTGGGGATCCCGCGCCGGGTGGACGGGAAGCTCCAGGTGCGGTGA